Genomic segment of Mercurialis annua linkage group LG6, ddMerAnnu1.2, whole genome shotgun sequence:
TTTACGTTGCCAAGATGGCCTATTCTGAAAACCTTGCCAGCAACTTTGTTAAGACCCAAACCTAAGCTCAGGTTGTATCGTTTCCATCCCCTCCTTACAATTTCGGCACTGTCAATATGTGGAGGAACCAGAACTGCAGTCACTGTGTCACTGAACCATTCCTCACTTTGAGTACAGTTCTTCAACCCCCATGCCTCCACAGCAAGCCTACATTTTCATCACCCAACACAATCAACAAACTAGGACTCtgtaaaaatcgaaccaaatcgaATAATgaccaaattgaaaaattcaGTTCGGTTTTATATTATAGGAAATTTCTGTTCGATTTGATTTGAAAGTTAAATATCAGTTTATTATTGGTTCTAGTAACGGAAAAGAAAATACTGAACCAATTCGGTTAGAAGTTTAGAagtttttaaattcttataaattCAGTTAGTTTcgagtttgaatttttttaaaacgttttggttCAACCCTTACAACAAACTTGTATCAAATGATGCCTCAAGGTTAAACAACTTACCGAGTTGCTCGGCCAAGACGAGCATGTCGTTCGATCACATTGTCGAGTCCTTCCTCGAAAATGAGATCAAGAGCTGCTCTAAGTCCATAAAGCAATTGAATGGAAGGAGTATAAGGCCAAAAGGTTCCGAGTTTGTAGAATTTCAAGTAGTCCTTCCAGTCAAAGAACACTCTCACTGATTTTGCAGTTTTTGATGCTTCAAGAGCTTTGGGGCTTGCACACACAATTCCCATTCCAGTTGGAAGAGAAAGAGCCTTCTGAGATCCGGTCAAAGCCACATCTACTCCCCATTCATCCATACGGAAATCAAGCGCGCATATGGAAGACACTCCATCGACCAGAAAAAGAGCGGGATGCCTGTAGTCATCTGAGAATTCACACAAACATCAGGATCAGAATGTATATATTTTCATGTAGCACACGAAACAGACACGCCCTCATAAGAAATGCTGAAACAGAAACGACGAacctatatatttttataagaacAAGATACAAATATATAAAGTTTAGGAGTTTCAAGAGATTTTTcggaaataaaaattaaacaccaAAATATAGGGTTCGAAAAGTTTCTGTACAATAGAGCTTCAAAATATAGGCAATTTCAAATAGGAATATTTGAACTAGTTAGCATTGAAACAATACATAGTTACTACTTCAAaactatgtagcacggaaacagaCTAGCCAAAACAAGAAATGTTCAAATGAAAACGATGAAAcggtattttttttacaaaaatatatcataaatatagagttttgtGATTTTAGAAGCATTTTCAGAAATGAAAATGGAATGCCAAAACGTAGGTCTCGAAATGTTTCCGTGCAGCATAGCTTCAAAATATAGGCAATCTGTTTCTCGATTTCAGTTAGGAAGGAACAtcaattaaaagatttaatctAGAGCATATGCTTACCAAGTATCTTTCTCACTTTGGCCAAGTTGTTGGTAACTCCAGTTGCTGTCTCGTTATGGACAATGCAAACTGCCTTAATAGTGTGTGCAGTGTCTGCTGCAAGTTTTGATGCAAGAATGTCAAGATTGGCACCGTGACCCCACTCGCTTTCAACCACATCAACATTAAATCCGAGACGCTGCTGCTGGTCAATCCAAAGCAAACTGAATTGTCCAATCTGGAATGAAATAGTTCGATCTCCAGGAGATAATGTGTTGGTAAGCGCACTCTCCCAAGCACCGGTACCTAAACAAAGTTAATAAGAGTTTAGTCATACTATTCTAGACGATCCACGAACAATGTCGTGTATGTTTTTTCTGAAACATCCCGTTCTATTTCAGCCTTTCAGGTCATGAATGCATTCCTAAGTCCTAACTAATAATATCACTTGATGAAAGTTCCGATATTTcggaaaagaaaaacaaaacagaGAAGCTGCAATATTGGCAAACACAAACCAACGCAGAATGACGAATCCTTCAATTTTACGAgtcatttttttcaataaattggATTTGATCAGGCTGGAACTCAAACCTCACAACCTTAAAGAGAGCTTGAGTATCAATTTAGCTAACCTAGATGATTTATTGAAAGCTCATGCCACTTTTGGTATTAATTCAGCCTCCAAAATGCCTCATCAAAGCTTCGGAAACACGAAAATTGACTAAACGGAGATCGAGTAAAATCAATACCTGTGGTTGGGAAAAGAAAAGGAGTTCCTGTAGTGGTCTTGAAAATCTGTTTGACATCCTCAAGAAGAGTTTTTGTCAGAGCTGGAATAGCTGGAGAACGGTAATCCTCATTGTTTCGATTCATTGCTCGGATAACTGGTTCCGGAATACTAACCGGCCCTGGAACAAACAAATGGTTCCTTCCTGGTCCATACATGTAATCCATCTTCCCCTCTCAAAAAGTTTGACCAGAAAACTTATTCTCTATGAATTCCTGACGCTTCTCTGCGTCGAAACACCTTCACTAGAAAATGTTTAATGATATCAGTGTAACTTCAACAAACTTGAGCTTATATAAATACTATACTACACGGAAACTTATAGAGTACTATGTTGTTTccaaaattacttaaaaaaattgttacgCCGCCTCCCCTTTCACCTTTTATGGTTTTAGCGTTTatgtttccgtgcaacatagtgtacatatatataattaaaatttctcATCGAtataaaattcaacaaaaatattTAGTTCTTGTTAATTAATAtgcatttttttcttcaaaattcgACAAAAGATATGAAAATGAAACTCAATCTCACTCCATTTGATGTTCATAAATCAAAGgttcaataaaaatattcaaggcTGGTCAATATAAATCTCTAATAAAAACATAACAGTTTCAGAATTAAACTTACACTTAAGACTTTGAATTCCTAAAAAGAAAGCATTTCATATCCACAAACTGATTTTCTTAAAACTCATCAataacaaaaagaagaaaatatgattattttttcATCATTTCATATAAATGATTCATCCATTAGCAGAatttaaaacagaaaaatatattattgtttcACTTGACAAGATCCTCTAATATTTATACTTAACCATATCTCTTATATAAATAGGTAAAATCATGTTTAACAGAatcttttttttgttgtttttttacttTGAGTTTTTACTATTTTACATTTTAGTGTATAAAATTATGGTAAGCTACAAATTAGGATAATTTGGTCTTTTCTATTAGGCTAAAGCGCCAGTTCACAACATATAGATATAGGACCAACAAGACGACCAGACGTTTGGTTcactcaaaataaataatcttttgttttatatttattttataaagtaattaaaaatagatataGGAATCACTAGTTGCCCTTTTCCACCTCTTTAAATGAACTTTTCATTTATATTAGAATCAAATGAAACTTTAATCAgatgtatttaattaaaataatataaactgaaacatgtatatttatataatccggaacatattttaataaataaatcaattaatacttTTCTAAaattactctattttttaacATAATAAATGACATCTTATCTACTTATCACCATTGGATTGGATGAATtataattcatataattatagACACTTGCatccaataataaaataaataaagtagcCTAAAAATAAAGTAACTGCAGGAAAATAaagcatatattttatatttttatgaaagttCAACATTAATat
This window contains:
- the LOC126686822 gene encoding serine--glyoxylate aminotransferase, producing MDYMYGPGRNHLFVPGPVSIPEPVIRAMNRNNEDYRSPAIPALTKTLLEDVKQIFKTTTGTPFLFPTTGTGAWESALTNTLSPGDRTISFQIGQFSLLWIDQQQRLGFNVDVVESEWGHGANLDILASKLAADTAHTIKAVCIVHNETATGVTNNLAKVRKILDDYRHPALFLVDGVSSICALDFRMDEWGVDVALTGSQKALSLPTGMGIVCASPKALEASKTAKSVRVFFDWKDYLKFYKLGTFWPYTPSIQLLYGLRAALDLIFEEGLDNVIERHARLGRATRLAVEAWGLKNCTQSEEWFSDTVTAVLVPPHIDSAEIVRRGWKRYNLSLGLGLNKVAGKVFRIGHLGNVNELQLLGCLAGVEMILKDVGYPVKLGSGVAAACAYLQNSTPLIPSRI